One stretch of Micromonospora echinospora DNA includes these proteins:
- a CDS encoding FkbM family methyltransferase — MSGLRRSLDFYHGDPTRDAALDAFYAPLVRAGDLVFDVGAHVGDRLGSFRRLGATVVAVEPQPLCARALREMYAGDDAVTVVEAACGRTAGPVRLHVNTANPTVSTASPGFVRAADGAPGWEGQTWDARIEVPGTTLDALMAAYGVPAFVKIDVEGYEDAVLAGLSRPVPALSFEFTTIARVAAARCLDRLTALGFTRFTVAIGDETTFALPGWRPAAEVAAYLGTVPDEANSGDVYARP; from the coding sequence ATGTCCGGCCTGCGCCGGTCGCTGGACTTCTACCACGGCGACCCGACGCGCGACGCCGCGCTCGACGCGTTCTACGCCCCGCTGGTCCGCGCCGGTGACCTGGTCTTCGACGTCGGCGCGCACGTGGGCGACCGGCTGGGCAGCTTCCGCCGTCTCGGCGCGACAGTGGTGGCAGTCGAGCCGCAGCCGTTGTGCGCCCGGGCGCTGCGCGAGATGTACGCGGGCGACGACGCGGTGACGGTGGTCGAGGCGGCCTGCGGGCGTACCGCCGGGCCGGTGCGGCTGCACGTGAACACGGCCAACCCGACGGTCTCCACCGCCTCCCCCGGGTTCGTCCGCGCCGCCGACGGCGCACCCGGCTGGGAGGGTCAGACGTGGGACGCCCGGATCGAGGTGCCCGGCACCACGCTCGACGCGCTGATGGCCGCGTACGGCGTACCGGCGTTCGTGAAGATCGACGTGGAGGGCTACGAGGACGCCGTGCTCGCCGGGCTGAGCCGGCCGGTCCCGGCGCTGTCGTTCGAGTTCACCACCATCGCCCGGGTGGCGGCGGCGCGCTGCCTGGACCGGCTCACCGCGCTCGGCTTCACCCGCTTCACTGTGGCGATCGGTGACGAGACGACGTTCGCGCTGCCGGGCTGGCGTCCGGCCGCCGAGGTGGCCGCGTATCTGGGGACGGTGCCGGACGAGGCCAACTCCGGCGACGTGTACGCCCGCCCCTGA
- a CDS encoding YccF domain-containing protein: MIRFLLNLLWLVFGGGFVLALGYGVAALICFVLVVTIPFGVASLRLASYSLWPFGRTLVRKPGAGLPSGLANVLWVVLAGWWLALSHILAGVALCVTIIGIPFGVANFKLVPAALWPLGQEVVENP, from the coding sequence GTGATCCGCTTTCTGCTGAACCTGTTGTGGCTCGTCTTCGGTGGCGGCTTCGTCCTGGCCCTCGGCTACGGCGTGGCCGCCCTCATCTGCTTCGTCCTGGTCGTCACCATCCCCTTCGGCGTCGCCTCGCTGCGGCTCGCCTCGTACTCGCTGTGGCCGTTCGGGCGCACCCTCGTGCGCAAGCCGGGCGCCGGGCTTCCCTCCGGACTGGCCAACGTGCTCTGGGTCGTGCTGGCCGGCTGGTGGCTCGCCCTGTCGCACATCCTCGCCGGCGTCGCGCTCTGCGTGACGATCATCGGCATCCCGTTCGGGGTGGCCAACTTCAAGCTGGTCCCGGCGGCGCTGTGGCCGCTCGGCCAGGAGGTAGTCGAGAACCCGTAA